A section of the Humulus lupulus chromosome 2, drHumLupu1.1, whole genome shotgun sequence genome encodes:
- the LOC133816294 gene encoding uncharacterized mitochondrial protein AtMg00820-like, with translation QRRSGRIVRQPIRYEHEAHVLVSDTEKDDPLTFKEAMEDPDVDKWQDAMNQEMESMYSNSVWELVDLPDNVNAIGCKWIYKKKRGADGKVDTYKARLVAKGYTQREGVDYEETFSHVAMLKS, from the coding sequence caacgtcgtagtgggaggattgtgagacaacctattcgctatgaacatgaggcacacgttcttgtatcagatactgaaaaggacgatccattgacttttaaagaagcaatggaagaccctgatgttgataagtggcaagatgccatgaatcaagaaatggaatcaatgtattccaattcagtctgggaacttgtagatctgcctgacaatgttaatgccattggatgcaaatggatctacaagaagaaaaggggtgcagatggaaaggtagatacctataaagcaaggcttgtggccaaaggctacacacaaagagagggtgtagactatgaagaaacattttctcatgtggccatgcttaaatcc